A part of Helicobacter fennelliae genomic DNA contains:
- the hisA gene encoding 1-(5-phosphoribosyl)-5-[(5-phosphoribosylamino)methylideneamino]imidazole-4-carboxamide isomerase has product MVEIFPAIDLKDGKAVRLLKGEMQSAKIYGDCVEFAQYFESIGAKWIHIVDLDGAFKGSAQNLESIKKIRQATNLKIQLGGGIRNEDTIKMYLHLGINRIILGSMALENPEFAKQMAEKYPIAIGIDAKDGKVATQGWIEVGQTDAFALAKDFRDSGIQAIICTDIVRDGALSGINVDFTLKMAEASQCFVIASGGFASIDEIKNLSKAFTQKGIQGGLIIGKAFYEGKIKLEEVFEILK; this is encoded by the coding sequence ATGGTAGAGATTTTTCCAGCTATTGATTTAAAAGATGGCAAGGCTGTGCGACTACTAAAAGGCGAAATGCAGAGCGCAAAAATTTATGGGGATTGCGTTGAATTTGCACAATACTTCGAATCAATCGGGGCAAAATGGATACATATTGTGGATTTAGACGGGGCATTCAAAGGATCAGCACAGAATCTAGAATCTATCAAAAAAATACGACAAGCAACAAATCTCAAAATACAGCTTGGAGGCGGAATCCGAAATGAAGACACGATAAAAATGTATCTGCATTTAGGCATTAATCGTATTATATTAGGCTCTATGGCATTGGAGAATCCAGAATTTGCAAAACAAATGGCGGAGAAATACCCCATTGCTATTGGCATTGACGCAAAAGATGGCAAAGTCGCCACACAAGGCTGGATAGAAGTCGGGCAAACTGATGCATTTGCTTTGGCGAAAGACTTTAGAGATTCTGGCATTCAGGCTATCATCTGCACTGATATTGTAAGAGATGGTGCGCTAAGTGGAATCAATGTGGATTTTACTTTAAAAATGGCAGAAGCAAGCCAATGTTTTGTGATTGCAAGTGGCGGATTTGCAAGCATTGATGAGATCAAAAATCTATCAAAAGCATTCACCCAAAAAGGAATACAAGGCGGGCTTATCATCGGTAAAGCATTCTATGAGGGCAAAATAAAACTTGAGGAAGTTTTTGAAATACTCAAATAA
- a CDS encoding chemotaxis response regulator CheY, translating into MKILVVDDSSTMRRIIKNTLQRLGYEDILEAEHGVQAWEILDSTQNVQVLITDWNMPEMNGLELVKKVRSDERYKDIPIIMVTTEGGKAEVITALKAGVNNYIVKPFTPQVLKEKLEVVLGVND; encoded by the coding sequence TTGAAAATATTAGTTGTTGATGATAGCTCAACTATGCGCAGAATTATTAAAAACACTTTGCAACGACTAGGATACGAAGATATTTTAGAAGCTGAGCATGGCGTTCAAGCTTGGGAGATTTTAGATAGCACACAAAATGTTCAAGTTCTTATCACAGACTGGAATATGCCAGAAATGAATGGGCTGGAGCTTGTCAAAAAAGTCCGATCAGATGAGCGATACAAAGACATTCCTATTATTATGGTTACGACAGAAGGCGGAAAAGCAGAAGTCATCACCGCGCTTAAAGCCGGGGTCAATAACTATATCGTGAAGCCATTTACTCCTCAAGTCTTAAAAGAAAAGCTTGAAGTTGTTTTGGGCGTGAATGATTGA
- a CDS encoding 50S ribosomal protein L11 methyltransferase, which translates to MEDYFETLIIPNALSDIFIDFIIEQTNQAIEEISSSKLSQHNQDFSFYNLSSFPQNSTAIILRLEQNPSPLINTLKDFSDTLSMRTSQHIGFAYYTQTKHNIDWIEAYRKSVTPIQCENFYIHPSWYPPQKNAINITIDPALAFGSGHHASTFMCIELLQNLNLSDKTALDVGCGSGILSIVMAKKGANIDACDVDALAIAESRKNFALNAITAYNIWEGSIECATQHYDVICANILADIIIILHNDFKNALKKQGILILSGIIESKINQVIDVFKDFEVQEKRLKDEWASLKLVLKEED; encoded by the coding sequence TTGGAAGATTATTTTGAAACCCTCATCATTCCAAATGCCCTATCTGACATATTTATAGATTTTATCATCGAGCAGACAAACCAAGCTATCGAAGAGATTTCTTCATCAAAACTATCGCAACACAATCAAGATTTTAGCTTTTATAATCTCTCATCTTTTCCGCAAAACTCCACTGCGATTATCCTCCGCCTAGAGCAGAATCCAAGCCCACTTATCAATACGCTAAAAGACTTTAGCGACACTCTTTCAATGAGGACTTCTCAACATATCGGATTTGCCTACTACACACAAACCAAACACAATATCGATTGGATTGAAGCATATCGCAAAAGCGTTACACCGATACAATGTGAAAACTTCTATATCCACCCATCATGGTATCCGCCCCAAAAAAACGCTATCAATATCACAATCGACCCTGCCCTTGCGTTTGGCTCTGGACATCATGCAAGCACTTTTATGTGTATTGAATTATTGCAAAATCTCAATCTCTCCGACAAAACCGCGCTAGATGTCGGCTGCGGAAGCGGAATCTTAAGTATTGTCATGGCAAAAAAGGGGGCAAACATTGATGCGTGCGATGTCGATGCACTTGCCATAGCAGAATCTCGCAAAAACTTCGCACTCAATGCAATCACAGCATATAACATTTGGGAAGGCTCGATAGAGTGCGCAACCCAACACTATGATGTGATTTGTGCAAATATTCTTGCTGATATAATTATCATTCTTCATAATGATTTTAAAAACGCCTTAAAAAAACAAGGGATTTTGATTCTCTCTGGCATCATAGAAAGCAAGATAAACCAAGTTATCGATGTTTTCAAAGATTTTGAAGTGCAAGAAAAACGACTCAAAGATGAATGGGCTAGCTTAAAGTTAGTTTTAAAGGAAGAAGATTAA